The following is a genomic window from Rhizobium sp. NRK18.
AACCAATAGAAACAGACCTGAAAGGATAAACATCATGGAAGTCATTCTCCTCGAACGCATCTCCAAGCTCGGCCAGATGGGCGAAACCGTCAAGGTTCGCGACGGCTACGCCCGTAACTACCTGCTGCCGCTCGGCAAGGCGCTGCGCGCCAACGCTGCCAACAAGGCCCGTTTCGAAGCCGAGCGTTCGGTTCTCGAAGCCCGCAACCTCGAGCGCAAGTCCGAAGCCCAGAAGGTTGCCGACGTTCTCGACGGCAAGTCCTTCATCGTCGTCCGCGCTGCCGGCGAAACCGGCCAGCTCTACGGTTCGGTCGCTGCCCGCGACGTCGTCGAGACCCTGGCTGGCGAAGGCTTCACCATCGGCCGCAACCAGGTTCACCTGAACCAGCCGATCAAGTCCATCGGCATCCACAAGGTCGAGATCGCCCTCCACTCGGAAGTCGAAATCCACGTCGAGCTCAACGTTGCCCGTTCGGCCGAAGAAGCCGAGCGCCAGTCCAAGGGTGAAGACCTCACCTCCGTCGACGCCATCTACGGCGTGGACGAAGACGCCCTGCGTCCGGAAGACTTCTTCAACCCGGAAGCCGACTACGACGACGAAGCTGACGACGCCGAAGAAGCAACCGAAGAATAATCCCTTCGACTGCGCCTCTTTGAGGAAGCGCCCGCGGACGACAGTCCCGCGGGCGCTTTTTCTTTTTCCTCCGGCGCCATCAACTGTAAAATGGCGGAGAGCCCGAGTCGGCGATGATTCGAGTCAATCGTGACGGGCGCTTTTTCAGGATTCTTTTTTTCACACCTGTGAATCGCTGTGGGTTGTGTGAATGACGGTTTCGTCTCCGCCATTTTACGATAAACCGGGGGTCCACTAGGCAGGACGGAACACGGACGAGCGCCCGAAGTAACGGGTCGGGGCGCACGCAACCGTGCATGCCGGCATCCGGCCGGCACAAACGGAAAGACGGCAGGGAACATGAACGACGCAGCGCGCAAACTCGCTCCGGTGAACACGGCGGAACCGCATTACCGCGAAGCGCCGCACAACATCGAGGCCGAGCAGGCCCTTCTCGGCGCCATTCTCGTCAACAATGACGCCTACTACCGCGTTTCCGACTTTCTGAAGCCGAACCACCTCCACGAGGAGCTGCACCGCAAGATCTTCGAGGTCGCCGGCGACATCATCCGCATGGGCAAGACCGCCAACCCGGTGACGATCAAGACCTTCCTGCCGGCCGACGAGAAGGTCGGCGACATGACGGTGGCGCAGTACCTCGCCCGTCTGGCGGCCGAAGCCGTCTCCATCATCAACGCGGAAGACTACGGCCGGGCGATCTACGACCTGGCGCTGCGCCGCGCGCTGATCACCATCGGTGAGGACATGGTCAACATCGCCTATGACGCGCCGCTCGACATGCCGCCGCAGACACAGATCGAGGACACCGAGCGCCGCCTGTTCGAGCTAGCGGAAAACGGCCGCTACGACGGCGGCTTCCAGTCGTTCAACGATGCCGTGGCGCAGGCAATCGACATGGCCGGCGCCGCCTTCGAGCGCGACGGACACCTTTCCGGCATCTCGACCGGCATCATGTCGCTCGACAGCAAGATGGGCGGCCTGCAGCGCTCCGACTTGATCGTGCTTGCCGGACGTCCAGGCATGGGCAAGACCTCTCTTGCCACCAACATCGCCTACAACATCGCCGCGGCCTACGAGCCAGAAATCCAGGCGGACGGCACGCCGAAGGCGAAGAACGGCGGCGTCGTCGGCTTCTACTCGCTCGAAATGTCGTCCGAACAGCTCGCCACCCGTATCATCTCCGAGCAGACGGAAGTCTCGTCCTCGAAGATCCGCCGCGGCGACATCACCGAAGCGGATTTCGAAAAGCTGGTCGCCTGCTCGCAGATGATGCAGAAAGTGCCGCTGTTCATCGACCAGACCGGTGGCATCTCGATCGCCCAGCTTTCGGCGCGCGCCCGACGCCTCAAACGCCAGCGCGGCCTCGATTGCCTGGTGGTGGACTATATCCAGCTCATGACCGGATCCGGCAAGTCGGGCGAAAACCGCGTGCAGGAAATCACCCAGATCACCACGGGCCTGAAGGCGCTCGGCAAGGAACTCAACGTGCCGATCATCGCGCTGTCACAGCTGTCGCGTGGTGTCGAAAGCCGCGAAGACAAGCGCCCGCAGCTCTCCGACCTTCGTGAATCGGGCTCGATCGAGCAGGACGCCGACGTCGTGCTGTTCGTGTTTCGTGAGGAATACTATGTGAAGAACCTGGAGCCGCGCGATCCGGCCGACCCGAAATATGCCGAGTGGGAAGCGCTGTTCGACAAGGTGCGCGGCACAGCCGACGTCATCATCGCCAAGCAGCGTCACGGACCGACCGGCACCGTCAAGCTCGCCTTCCAGTCGGAATACACCCGTTTCGCCGACCTCGCCGATCCGTCGTTCACGCAGTACGAAGAACCCTGATCCGCGATCGCCATCGCCTTTGGAAAGGCCGCCGACCATCCGGTCCGGCGGCCTTTGTCTTTGTGCGAGGCCGCCTGCCGGTTGCTTAATTTCGCGCCGCCTGCCCTCTCCGTGTGCAGACGCGGCCGGCGCGCGGCGCCAAAAGCAACCGGTTTCCGGACGGCACCGCCGGAAATCGCCGACAATCACCCGTAGGAATTGTATTCGATCCTGCGGGTGGTCGCTGGCACGCCGCTTGCTTTCAATGAGGCAGGACAATGAAGGAGAGCCCTATGATCCGCAGACAATTCCTCGCCATGACCGCCGCTGCTGCCGCCATGTTCGGCACG
Proteins encoded in this region:
- a CDS encoding replicative DNA helicase, whose amino-acid sequence is MNDAARKLAPVNTAEPHYREAPHNIEAEQALLGAILVNNDAYYRVSDFLKPNHLHEELHRKIFEVAGDIIRMGKTANPVTIKTFLPADEKVGDMTVAQYLARLAAEAVSIINAEDYGRAIYDLALRRALITIGEDMVNIAYDAPLDMPPQTQIEDTERRLFELAENGRYDGGFQSFNDAVAQAIDMAGAAFERDGHLSGISTGIMSLDSKMGGLQRSDLIVLAGRPGMGKTSLATNIAYNIAAAYEPEIQADGTPKAKNGGVVGFYSLEMSSEQLATRIISEQTEVSSSKIRRGDITEADFEKLVACSQMMQKVPLFIDQTGGISIAQLSARARRLKRQRGLDCLVVDYIQLMTGSGKSGENRVQEITQITTGLKALGKELNVPIIALSQLSRGVESREDKRPQLSDLRESGSIEQDADVVLFVFREEYYVKNLEPRDPADPKYAEWEALFDKVRGTADVIIAKQRHGPTGTVKLAFQSEYTRFADLADPSFTQYEEP
- the rplI gene encoding 50S ribosomal protein L9, with product MEVILLERISKLGQMGETVKVRDGYARNYLLPLGKALRANAANKARFEAERSVLEARNLERKSEAQKVADVLDGKSFIVVRAAGETGQLYGSVAARDVVETLAGEGFTIGRNQVHLNQPIKSIGIHKVEIALHSEVEIHVELNVARSAEEAERQSKGEDLTSVDAIYGVDEDALRPEDFFNPEADYDDEADDAEEATEE